A genomic region of Candidatus Kryptoniota bacterium contains the following coding sequences:
- the secF gene encoding protein translocase subunit SecF has translation MRFFPRTSVDFIGRRHIWYVVSATLILLGLITIAFRGLNYGIDFKGGTELTLQFTPVANVGTVRVSLDRIGYGDAEIKTFGAENQLLIRIKAEDQGVVTSDKIIGQLNKDLPGTKIQLLQENKIGPKIGQELRQDAAMAIFYSLLAILIYVSLRFQFIYAVGSVVALFHDVLITLGAVAIFGWLVPWLDLEINQTMVAAFLTLVAYSMNDTVVIFDRIRENLKLYKTENLIRVMNRSINDTLSRTIITSGTAFAVLLVLLIFGGEVTRGFAFSMLIGVVTGTYSSIYVASALVVDYNVYIRKVDLRVPSTQSPVLEIERPYEVAAKRA, from the coding sequence ATGCGTTTCTTCCCAAGGACAAGTGTAGACTTCATCGGCAGGCGCCACATCTGGTACGTAGTATCTGCCACGCTCATTCTCCTCGGACTTATCACTATCGCATTCCGTGGACTGAACTATGGCATCGATTTCAAAGGAGGGACCGAGCTTACGCTGCAGTTCACTCCGGTTGCCAACGTGGGGACCGTGCGCGTGTCTCTCGACAGGATCGGATACGGCGATGCTGAAATAAAGACATTCGGTGCGGAGAACCAGCTTCTGATAAGAATAAAAGCCGAAGACCAGGGCGTCGTCACAAGCGACAAGATAATCGGTCAGCTGAACAAAGATCTTCCGGGCACGAAGATCCAGCTTCTCCAGGAAAACAAGATTGGTCCGAAGATCGGTCAGGAGCTGCGCCAGGACGCTGCGATGGCGATATTTTACAGCCTCCTTGCGATTCTCATCTATGTCTCGCTCAGATTCCAGTTCATCTACGCTGTGGGATCCGTTGTCGCGCTGTTCCATGATGTTCTTATCACGCTGGGCGCGGTGGCAATTTTCGGATGGCTCGTGCCGTGGCTCGATCTCGAGATTAATCAGACCATGGTCGCCGCATTCCTGACACTTGTCGCCTATTCGATGAACGATACCGTCGTCATCTTCGACAGGATTAGAGAGAATCTTAAGCTATATAAGACTGAGAATTTGATCAGGGTAATGAACCGCAGCATCAACGATACGCTGAGCCGCACTATCATCACCTCCGGCACTGCTTTCGCTGTCCTCCTCGTCCTCCTGATATTCGGTGGAGAGGTGACGCGCGGGTTCGCGTTCTCAATGTTGATCGGAGTTGTGACCGGTACTTACTCATCGATCTACGTCGCCTCCGCGCTCGTCGTGGATTACAATGTTTACATAAGGAAGGTCGACCTAAGGGTGCCATCGACCCAGTCACCAGTCCTGGAAATCGAGAGACCATATGAAGTTGCAGCGAAAAGAGCTTAG
- a CDS encoding peptidylprolyl isomerase produces MPIMTKMRENMPAILIGLAILFIAMIIFDWGMDLAGRRGSGQFQANNVGKVNGQEITYQDFDKLYQSALDNYKNSTKQDPDDQTTAQIRDQVWDGLVNQILIKKAAEQLNITVTDQELVNWVRNDPESLPDVIKKNFEDSTGHLDMRILQAALSDNRPEVIQFWKSVQDYLREQRLQEKLTSRLFAAVRIPESELRTQFAQQTVKYDAGFIQFPPALLIPDSSIQVSESEMRDYYSAHQEDYRTQPTRRLKYVTIPVQASSGDSAEVESEMKRVAALANSKTDFLELVKEYSENPYDDKFVSHGQIDPALEEKAFSDKPGAIDGPILATDGYHLIKVIDEQTGKNEYVHAAHILLHLIPGPDSMATYKQAQGIIKQARSGGDFAELAKQYSQDPGSAQKGGDIGWFGKGMMVKPFEDAAFKGSVGQIVGPVRTQFGLHIIKVLGKDSRELKIADLKMSIKVSQQTKDALKQHAEDFIYIVKQDGFDKAANTMNLRVNQTPSFSKGTFVPGVGSNEDLVKWAFSGRLGDVSDAMPLSQGLSVFMISDVKDAGVTPFEQVSVQIKNQVRREKQFSKTQDYANQLRQKLTAGDSLNRLLQYDSRLRYASTGQFGPTGFVPGVGRDFSFVAEAERLKVGEISKAINGTGGVYLIQLLSKVPFDSATYRIQRVTLMQQLMQQEKSRIVNDWLTNLKETASIEDNRAKLFK; encoded by the coding sequence ATGCCGATAATGACGAAAATGCGGGAGAACATGCCCGCGATCCTGATAGGACTTGCGATACTCTTCATCGCTATGATCATATTTGATTGGGGCATGGACCTGGCCGGGCGCCGCGGTAGTGGACAGTTTCAGGCGAACAACGTGGGTAAGGTCAATGGTCAGGAAATTACATACCAGGATTTCGACAAACTGTACCAGAGTGCACTCGATAATTATAAGAACAGCACCAAACAGGATCCCGACGACCAGACCACGGCACAAATCCGTGACCAGGTGTGGGACGGGCTGGTGAATCAGATTCTCATCAAGAAGGCGGCAGAGCAATTAAACATAACAGTCACCGACCAGGAGCTCGTCAATTGGGTAAGGAACGATCCTGAGTCGCTGCCGGATGTCATTAAGAAAAATTTCGAAGACTCCACCGGTCATCTGGACATGCGGATATTGCAGGCTGCTCTTTCAGATAACAGGCCGGAAGTAATTCAATTCTGGAAGAGTGTACAGGACTACCTGCGTGAACAAAGACTGCAGGAGAAACTTACGAGCAGATTGTTCGCCGCTGTTAGAATTCCCGAAAGCGAGCTGAGGACTCAGTTTGCCCAACAAACCGTAAAGTATGATGCCGGTTTTATACAATTTCCGCCGGCTCTCCTGATCCCTGACTCATCCATTCAAGTCAGCGAGTCAGAGATGAGGGATTATTATTCAGCGCACCAGGAGGATTACAGGACGCAGCCTACGCGTCGTCTCAAGTATGTCACGATTCCGGTTCAGGCCTCTTCAGGCGACTCGGCCGAGGTTGAGTCGGAGATGAAGCGAGTCGCGGCGCTTGCCAATTCCAAGACCGATTTCCTCGAGCTGGTGAAAGAGTATTCAGAGAATCCTTACGATGATAAATTTGTAAGCCACGGGCAGATAGACCCGGCCCTCGAGGAGAAGGCCTTTTCTGACAAGCCTGGCGCAATCGACGGTCCGATTCTTGCGACCGACGGATACCATCTCATCAAGGTGATCGACGAACAAACCGGAAAGAACGAGTACGTTCACGCCGCTCACATTCTATTACACTTGATCCCGGGACCGGACTCGATGGCGACTTACAAGCAAGCTCAGGGAATCATCAAGCAAGCGAGGAGCGGCGGAGATTTCGCAGAACTCGCGAAACAATATTCTCAAGATCCCGGATCTGCTCAAAAGGGTGGAGACATCGGCTGGTTCGGCAAAGGAATGATGGTCAAGCCTTTTGAAGACGCGGCCTTCAAAGGAAGTGTCGGCCAGATAGTTGGTCCGGTACGAACGCAGTTCGGACTTCACATCATCAAGGTCCTGGGAAAAGACTCGCGAGAGCTGAAGATAGCCGATCTAAAAATGAGCATCAAGGTTTCGCAGCAAACCAAGGACGCGTTGAAACAGCACGCCGAAGATTTCATCTACATCGTGAAACAGGATGGATTCGATAAGGCAGCGAACACGATGAACCTGCGAGTGAACCAGACCCCATCTTTTTCAAAGGGCACATTCGTCCCTGGAGTCGGGAGCAATGAAGACCTGGTCAAGTGGGCGTTCAGTGGAAGGCTTGGCGACGTCAGCGACGCGATGCCGCTGAGCCAGGGACTGAGCGTATTCATGATCAGCGATGTCAAAGATGCAGGCGTAACTCCGTTCGAGCAGGTGAGCGTCCAGATCAAGAATCAGGTTCGGCGTGAGAAGCAATTCAGCAAGACCCAGGATTACGCGAACCAACTAAGGCAAAAGTTGACGGCCGGCGATAGTCTGAACAGATTGCTGCAGTATGATTCGAGACTCCGTTACGCATCTACCGGTCAATTTGGGCCAACTGGTTTCGTTCCCGGTGTTGGGAGAGATTTCAGCTTCGTGGCGGAAGCGGAAAGATTAAAAGTCGGGGAGATCTCAAAGGCGATAAACGGTACCGGAGGAGTCTACCTCATTCAGCTTCTGAGCAAAGTGCCGTTCGATTCGGCCACGTACAGAATTCAGCGAGTGACCCTGATGCAGCAGCTGATGCAGCAGGAAAAATCCCGAATCGTGAACGACTGGCTGACTAACTTGAAAGAGACCGCTTCCATAGAAGATAACCGTGCGAAGCTTTTCAAGTGA
- a CDS encoding adenylosuccinate synthase — translation MSVKVIVGAQWGDEGKGKIVDLLSENVDIVARYQGGANAGHTVVVDGKTYVLHLIPSGILHRKVVCVIGNGVVLDPQAFLDEVSLLKSHGIDVTGRLFISHNAHLIMPYHKLIDSLKEQGASKIGTTGRGIGPAYIDKFARTGIKLVDLLHRDTLVKKIRANIDDKNQILSMIYHSSELNVEEIVDMYLHYDTLLDQYIKDTALYLNQELKSGKRVLAEGAQGAMLDVDFGTYPYVTSSNPTSGGACTGLGIPPTAVDSVIGVAKAYTTRVGNGPFPTEQDNAIGEMLRKTGGEYGATTGRPRRCGWLDLFSLRYSVMVNGIENIALTKLDVLDDLDEIKVCVGYNYNKKPLKSFPLDLCTIEDIEPDYKSLPGWKSKISGAKKMQDLPKNCRSYIEFIESYLEIPAGLISVGATRDQTIVGAA, via the coding sequence ATGTCCGTTAAAGTCATTGTGGGTGCCCAGTGGGGCGACGAAGGCAAGGGGAAAATCGTTGACCTCCTCAGTGAAAATGTCGATATCGTCGCGAGATATCAGGGAGGCGCCAACGCGGGACATACCGTGGTGGTGGACGGCAAGACATACGTTCTCCATCTTATTCCGTCCGGGATCCTCCACCGGAAAGTAGTGTGCGTCATCGGAAACGGCGTTGTCCTCGATCCACAAGCTTTCCTTGACGAAGTGTCGCTTCTCAAATCGCACGGGATAGATGTTACCGGCCGTCTTTTTATTTCTCACAACGCGCACCTCATCATGCCTTATCATAAACTCATCGATTCACTCAAGGAGCAAGGTGCATCGAAGATCGGCACCACGGGACGCGGAATTGGACCGGCCTACATCGACAAGTTCGCAAGAACCGGGATTAAATTGGTCGATCTGCTTCACCGAGACACCCTCGTGAAAAAAATCCGGGCAAATATCGACGACAAGAACCAGATACTCAGCATGATCTATCACTCGTCTGAACTCAATGTCGAAGAGATTGTCGACATGTACCTCCATTACGACACGCTTCTTGACCAATACATAAAGGACACTGCGTTGTATCTCAACCAGGAACTGAAATCAGGTAAGCGCGTTCTAGCGGAAGGCGCGCAGGGTGCGATGCTCGACGTCGATTTTGGAACGTACCCTTATGTGACCTCTTCGAATCCCACAAGCGGAGGCGCGTGTACCGGCCTCGGGATACCGCCTACAGCTGTAGATTCTGTGATCGGCGTCGCGAAAGCATATACGACAAGGGTGGGGAACGGTCCTTTCCCGACTGAGCAGGACAACGCGATCGGGGAAATGCTGAGGAAGACGGGCGGTGAGTACGGAGCTACGACAGGCCGTCCGAGGAGGTGTGGATGGCTCGATCTCTTCAGCTTGAGATATTCCGTAATGGTGAACGGCATCGAGAACATCGCGCTCACCAAACTGGACGTACTCGATGACCTCGACGAGATAAAAGTCTGCGTCGGGTACAACTACAACAAAAAGCCGCTCAAGTCATTCCCGCTCGATCTTTGCACGATCGAAGACATCGAACCCGACTACAAATCATTACCCGGTTGGAAATCGAAAATTTCTGGTGCGAAGAAAATGCAGGACCTGCCGAAGAATTGCCGCTCTTACATCGAATTCATCGAGAGTTACCTGGAGATCCCGGCCGGTCTCATTTCAGTGGGAGCAACGCGCGACCAGACTATCGTCGGCGCGGCGTAA
- a CDS encoding methyltransferase, producing the protein MTDRHGSFKTEIVPINVAGRHYSIERVAEIDSLLDKITPEQFLEDERLPYWAQLWASSIALAEYILRNKITADSFIELGSGLGLVSLAAAESFPSVACTDYESSALEFAERNVARNCSKSGGVRYELLDWRIPPAIGMFDVVAAADVLYEKRNIDPVLQFLVTHTKEFALIADPHRTTADRFFEMAEKHFEIELEEIDVTLDDVKTGVRICRLTPRRR; encoded by the coding sequence TTGACTGATCGACACGGATCGTTCAAAACTGAGATCGTCCCGATTAACGTCGCGGGAAGACATTACTCCATCGAGCGTGTTGCGGAAATCGACTCGCTGCTCGACAAAATCACGCCGGAACAATTTCTTGAGGACGAGAGACTTCCGTACTGGGCTCAACTGTGGGCTTCCTCCATCGCACTCGCCGAATACATTCTCCGGAATAAAATCACTGCGGACTCATTCATCGAACTCGGATCTGGGCTGGGACTAGTTTCACTTGCAGCTGCAGAGAGTTTTCCTTCCGTAGCCTGCACAGACTATGAGTCTTCTGCTCTGGAATTTGCCGAGAGAAACGTAGCACGGAACTGCAGCAAGAGCGGAGGAGTCAGATACGAGTTGCTCGATTGGAGAATACCACCGGCGATTGGGATGTTCGACGTTGTGGCTGCAGCCGATGTATTATACGAGAAACGGAATATCGATCCGGTGTTACAGTTCCTTGTCACTCATACGAAGGAGTTCGCGTTGATCGCTGATCCGCACAGGACGACGGCGGACAGGTTCTTTGAAATGGCAGAGAAACACTTTGAGATCGAATTAGAAGAGATAGATGTGACTCTGGATGACGTTAAGACCGGGGTGAGGATCTGCAGGCTTACGCCGCGCCGACGATAG
- a CDS encoding STAS domain-containing protein: MKLQRKELSGGIALLEIEGNILGGPDAMSLNDEVHKLIEGGTRKFVLNMKSVEHINSSGLGILIASLNAVRQVGGDLKIANASLKVLDLLNITKLTQIFEPYKSVDEAVKNLA, translated from the coding sequence ATGAAGTTGCAGCGAAAAGAGCTTAGCGGCGGAATAGCCCTCCTGGAAATCGAAGGAAACATCCTGGGCGGGCCGGATGCAATGAGTCTGAACGATGAGGTTCACAAGCTCATTGAGGGCGGGACCAGGAAATTTGTCCTGAACATGAAATCTGTGGAGCATATAAACAGCAGCGGACTCGGCATACTGATCGCCAGCCTGAATGCTGTGCGCCAAGTCGGCGGTGACCTGAAGATTGCAAATGCGAGTCTGAAGGTGCTGGATCTTTTGAACATCACCAAACTCACGCAGATTTTTGAGCCATACAAATCTGTGGACGAAGCGGTGAAAAACCTCGCTTGA
- a CDS encoding SDR family oxidoreductase codes for MKQEFRFKPTEWAIILGASSGFGGATAVELARHGMNIFGVHLDRAGTMPAVQQIIKDIKHAGSQAVFFNINAADPIKQDEVLDEIAEQFSKDSSSTVRVLLHSLAFGTLKQFIGKNQEEIVSKAQMEMTLDVMAHSLVYWTQGMMMRGLIKKGGRIFAMTSSGGHTAIPFYGAVSAAKACLESHIRQLAVELGPMGITANAIMAGVTDTPALRKIPGNTEMLHVARSKNPGGRLTTPEDVAKAIVLLCDENAHWISGNVVGVDGGEDIVSYVGQKGGS; via the coding sequence ATGAAACAGGAATTTCGGTTCAAGCCGACGGAGTGGGCGATCATTCTGGGAGCATCAAGCGGATTCGGCGGAGCAACTGCCGTTGAGCTTGCAAGGCATGGGATGAATATTTTTGGAGTCCACCTGGACCGTGCCGGAACCATGCCTGCTGTGCAGCAGATTATCAAGGACATCAAGCATGCCGGAAGTCAGGCCGTTTTCTTTAACATAAATGCAGCCGACCCAATAAAGCAAGATGAGGTCCTGGACGAAATAGCGGAACAGTTCTCCAAGGATTCGAGTTCGACCGTGAGAGTATTGCTTCATTCGCTTGCATTCGGAACGCTGAAGCAGTTTATCGGCAAGAACCAAGAGGAAATCGTAAGCAAGGCTCAGATGGAAATGACGCTCGACGTGATGGCACACAGTCTTGTTTACTGGACTCAGGGAATGATGATGCGCGGGCTCATCAAAAAGGGCGGAAGAATATTCGCGATGACAAGCTCGGGCGGACACACGGCGATTCCTTTCTACGGTGCGGTATCCGCAGCGAAAGCATGTCTCGAATCCCACATCAGGCAGCTCGCCGTGGAGCTGGGACCGATGGGAATCACTGCGAACGCTATAATGGCAGGTGTTACGGACACGCCGGCGCTCAGGAAGATACCCGGGAACACCGAAATGCTGCACGTCGCCCGTTCGAAAAATCCCGGCGGCAGACTCACTACTCCTGAGGATGTAGCCAAGGCGATCGTGTTGCTTTGCGATGAGAATGCCCACTGGATTTCGGGTAACGTTGTCGGAGTCGACGGCGGCGAGGATATTGTGAGCTACGTCGGCCAAAAAGGGGGATCCTGA
- a CDS encoding DUF1573 domain-containing protein: protein MHRLMIIVFIVAAAAQISLSQPKLIAVGSGVIDAGSVYNTGKSVEVFFRLKNDGDKPVHISQVRTSCGCTAALLSDSVLAPGQKTSIKVDFNPTGYIGDVTKNIYVVSDDPSNHMLTLELHAHISYALQATPNFILFPNAKVGETDSAFVTLTNTSSGSMEILSVEPDRNEITSSFDRRVVVPGENVDLKLFVRGEKAEALSGIVQVKTTSELQPVLVLRYYAVIR from the coding sequence ATGCACCGACTAATGATAATTGTATTCATAGTTGCTGCTGCTGCCCAGATATCGTTGAGTCAACCGAAGCTGATAGCCGTGGGCTCAGGGGTGATAGATGCCGGGAGTGTGTATAATACGGGCAAATCGGTCGAAGTGTTTTTCCGGCTCAAGAATGACGGCGACAAACCCGTTCACATTTCCCAGGTGAGAACAAGTTGTGGATGCACGGCCGCACTCTTGTCCGACAGTGTTCTCGCGCCGGGGCAGAAGACAAGCATCAAAGTCGACTTCAACCCGACGGGATACATCGGTGACGTAACAAAGAATATCTACGTAGTCAGCGACGACCCGTCGAACCACATGTTGACACTTGAACTTCATGCCCACATATCATACGCATTGCAGGCGACTCCCAACTTCATATTATTCCCGAACGCCAAAGTCGGCGAGACAGACAGCGCCTTCGTCACGCTGACAAACACATCTTCCGGCAGCATGGAAATCCTCAGCGTCGAACCTGACAGAAATGAAATCACTTCAAGTTTCGACCGTAGGGTGGTCGTTCCGGGTGAAAATGTTGATTTGAAGTTGTTCGTTCGCGGGGAAAAGGCTGAAGCGCTTTCGGGGATCGTGCAGGTTAAGACAACGAGTGAACTTCAACCGGTCCTTGTCTTAAGATACTACGCGGTGATACGGTAA
- a CDS encoding GWxTD domain-containing protein, with the protein MKTTRLFITGLFLVIAVLLPNAHSQPVHVNFDYAVFRYDSTMDYLELYYSFNASELHFQERDSTFRDTLVYFVNFVPQMRDSSGFTKGWRVPVVVRDTSQVALARDLVSQAGAIIPTGRYFMRVQVTDVSDLSIVDSVTQEIEAGKFPSHKLATSDIELCSTISPSEPGASDIFYKNTYHVIPNPICMYGAGMPIIFYYVEVYNIEEGIGDSIFTVSYQLRDSFGEVHRSSTKNRRKFGSSSVEVGTINASNLKTGSYSLIFTVSDSGANTSATSTKRLFVYNPSLGSPLEQSSGAAASPLVSSVFSSMGEEQIDKEFEEAYYLSTSTERDQYQKLSGTEAKRRFIFEFWNKRNTNPVSPVDDSRRQYLERVAYADDHFGAGSHEGWHTDRGRVYIMYGPPDQVDRHPNEMDSKPYEIWYYNSLEGGVTFDFVDRNGFGDFVLVNSTARNEIRDDNWQQYLTTGGR; encoded by the coding sequence ATGAAGACAACCAGACTTTTCATCACCGGATTGTTCCTTGTTATCGCAGTTCTCTTGCCGAATGCCCATTCGCAACCCGTTCACGTTAATTTTGATTACGCAGTATTTCGCTATGATTCAACCATGGATTACCTCGAGTTGTATTACAGTTTCAACGCGAGCGAACTCCATTTTCAAGAACGTGACTCGACGTTTCGCGACACTCTTGTCTATTTCGTCAACTTTGTGCCGCAAATGAGAGACAGCTCCGGGTTCACAAAGGGATGGAGGGTGCCGGTCGTTGTCCGGGACACATCCCAGGTTGCACTGGCGCGTGATCTTGTAAGCCAGGCCGGGGCCATAATCCCCACGGGAAGGTATTTCATGCGGGTGCAGGTAACGGACGTCAGTGACTTGTCAATCGTCGACAGTGTGACCCAGGAAATTGAAGCGGGCAAATTTCCGTCTCATAAACTCGCAACGAGCGACATTGAACTTTGCTCCACGATCTCGCCATCAGAACCCGGCGCCAGTGATATTTTTTACAAGAATACATATCACGTGATCCCGAATCCCATCTGCATGTACGGTGCAGGCATGCCGATAATTTTTTACTATGTTGAGGTCTATAACATCGAGGAGGGGATCGGCGACAGCATCTTTACGGTATCATACCAGCTTCGTGACAGCTTCGGAGAAGTGCACAGATCTTCCACCAAGAACAGGCGGAAGTTCGGATCGTCGAGTGTTGAAGTGGGGACGATAAACGCATCAAATTTGAAAACGGGGAGCTATTCCCTCATCTTCACCGTAAGCGATTCGGGTGCGAACACTTCGGCCACATCTACCAAACGACTTTTCGTGTACAATCCTTCTCTCGGTTCTCCGCTCGAACAGTCTTCCGGTGCGGCCGCTTCGCCGCTTGTGTCAAGTGTCTTCAGTTCGATGGGCGAAGAACAGATCGACAAGGAATTCGAAGAGGCATACTATTTGTCGACAAGCACCGAGCGAGATCAATATCAGAAGCTGAGTGGGACCGAAGCAAAGAGGAGATTCATTTTCGAGTTCTGGAACAAACGAAACACAAATCCTGTGTCACCTGTGGACGATTCGCGGCGTCAGTATCTCGAGCGCGTCGCATACGCTGATGACCACTTCGGCGCCGGGAGCCATGAAGGGTGGCACACCGACCGCGGCAGAGTATATATAATGTACGGACCACCTGACCAGGTCGATAGACATCCCAACGAGATGGACTCCAAGCCTTACGAGATCTGGTATTACAATTCCCTGGAGGGAGGCGTGACTTTCGATTTTGTGGACCGCAACGGCTTCGGCGATTTCGTTCTCGTGAACTCGACCGCTCGAAATGAAATCAGGGATGACAACTGGCAGCAGTACCTCACCACTGGCGGGAGATAG
- a CDS encoding PA0069 family radical SAM protein: MTNLKLPGRSSGFNPKNRFEEIELIPSDDDNRFFPDEDKFERKVETQFFSDTSKSALAKNDSPDIGFTYSLNPYRGCEHGCIYCYARPSHEFLGFSSGLDFETKIMIKQDAPDLLRETFLKKSWEPQVVALSGNTDCYQPVERKLKITRKCLEVFLEFRNPVGIVTKNFLVTRDLDILSELAKLNLVSVTMSITSLNQELTRKMEPRTSSPAKKLEAIEMLRNVSVPVGVLVAPVIPGLTDEEIPSILRETSARGATTASMQMVRLPYAVKDLFVDWIRREFPDREKRILERIKQVRHGKLNSPEFGKRMSGEGETAKAIHQLFHASSRKHGFADDQPELSIDKFRRPEGKQTEMF; the protein is encoded by the coding sequence ATGACCAATCTAAAATTGCCGGGAAGGAGTTCCGGATTCAACCCGAAGAACAGGTTCGAGGAAATTGAACTCATTCCCAGCGATGATGACAACAGGTTTTTCCCGGACGAGGACAAATTTGAGCGGAAGGTTGAAACTCAATTCTTTTCTGACACATCGAAAAGCGCTTTGGCAAAAAACGACAGCCCGGATATCGGGTTTACGTACAGCCTCAATCCCTACCGCGGATGTGAACACGGATGTATCTATTGCTACGCGCGTCCGTCCCACGAATTCCTGGGGTTCTCTTCCGGACTTGATTTCGAGACCAAGATAATGATCAAGCAGGACGCTCCCGATTTGCTGAGAGAAACGTTCCTGAAGAAAAGTTGGGAGCCGCAAGTGGTGGCCCTTTCGGGAAACACCGATTGTTATCAGCCGGTGGAGAGGAAACTGAAGATCACTCGCAAATGCCTGGAAGTTTTTCTTGAGTTCAGGAATCCCGTCGGGATAGTGACCAAGAACTTCCTGGTAACACGCGACCTGGACATTCTCTCGGAGCTGGCGAAGTTAAACCTTGTCAGCGTCACCATGTCGATAACGAGTCTGAACCAGGAATTGACCCGGAAAATGGAGCCGCGCACTTCATCGCCCGCGAAGAAGCTTGAGGCAATCGAGATGCTGAGGAACGTATCCGTTCCGGTCGGCGTGCTCGTTGCTCCGGTCATTCCCGGCCTGACCGATGAAGAGATCCCGTCAATTCTGCGCGAAACATCCGCCCGCGGTGCGACGACCGCGAGCATGCAGATGGTGAGACTCCCGTATGCGGTGAAGGATCTTTTCGTCGATTGGATAAGGCGGGAATTTCCTGACCGTGAAAAGAGAATTCTCGAAAGGATAAAGCAAGTGCGCCACGGTAAGCTGAATAGTCCCGAGTTCGGAAAGCGGATGTCAGGTGAAGGCGAAACCGCGAAAGCGATACACCAGTTGTTCCACGCGTCGTCCAGGAAGCATGGATTTGCCGATGATCAACCTGAACTCTCTATTGACAAGTTCCGCAGGCCCGAGGGAAAACAAACGGAGATGTTTTGA
- a CDS encoding acyl-CoA dehydrogenase family protein yields the protein MTDFEFTDEQKMLRETVRDFVNSELRPRAQEIDREERIPDDIINRLRELGFLGVAFPPEYGGSGFGEVGYCLMQEEIAHACMSTATFIGAHESIGSNAIFIGGSEALKKKYLVPLAEGKMIGAFALTEVLAGSDSFNLRTRAEFDGKEWILNGEKMWITNGSIADVVALFARTERGITGFVVETKWKGYQAGPPEKKMGIRGSATAPISLENVHVPPENIIGQDGRGFLVAMKTLDAGRLGLGAACTGAAKELLELSTKYAKERKQFDSAIANFEAIQWMLADMATRIYCMESIVYRTAAAYEAGKSISRQSAIVKLFCSESLDFVADCAVQIHGGMGYSREMPIERFYRDSRINRIFEGTNEIQRLVIAKDVIKKNGMA from the coding sequence ATGACTGATTTTGAATTTACCGACGAACAGAAAATGCTCAGGGAAACCGTCCGTGATTTCGTGAACTCGGAGCTCCGACCGCGGGCGCAGGAGATCGATCGTGAAGAACGAATACCCGACGATATTATCAATAGACTTCGTGAGCTCGGATTCCTGGGAGTCGCGTTCCCGCCCGAATACGGCGGCAGCGGATTCGGAGAGGTGGGTTACTGTCTCATGCAGGAAGAAATCGCCCATGCGTGCATGTCGACCGCGACTTTCATCGGCGCTCACGAATCCATCGGCTCGAACGCGATCTTCATCGGAGGAAGCGAGGCGCTGAAGAAAAAATATCTCGTTCCTCTTGCAGAAGGTAAAATGATCGGCGCGTTTGCGCTTACCGAAGTCCTTGCGGGATCTGACTCGTTCAATCTCCGCACGCGGGCCGAATTCGACGGCAAGGAATGGATTCTCAATGGCGAGAAAATGTGGATCACCAACGGTTCGATAGCGGATGTGGTCGCGCTTTTCGCGCGGACCGAGCGCGGCATAACCGGCTTTGTTGTCGAGACCAAATGGAAAGGGTACCAGGCTGGCCCGCCTGAAAAGAAGATGGGGATAAGAGGAAGCGCAACCGCTCCCATAAGCCTGGAAAATGTCCATGTTCCCCCTGAGAACATAATCGGTCAGGACGGTCGGGGATTCCTCGTCGCGATGAAGACGCTCGATGCCGGCCGACTCGGACTTGGCGCCGCCTGCACAGGGGCAGCGAAGGAGCTGCTCGAATTGTCCACGAAGTACGCAAAAGAAAGGAAACAGTTTGATTCGGCGATCGCCAACTTTGAAGCTATCCAGTGGATGCTCGCAGACATGGCAACAAGAATCTATTGCATGGAATCTATAGTCTACCGGACCGCCGCCGCCTACGAAGCGGGGAAGTCGATCTCACGCCAGTCTGCCATAGTCAAATTGTTCTGCTCCGAATCGCTCGACTTCGTTGCTGACTGCGCGGTTCAGATTCACGGCGGGATGGGATACTCACGTGAGATGCCTATAGAAAGATTCTATCGCGACTCACGAATCAACAGGATCTTTGAAGGAACAAATGAAATCCAGCGCCTGGTAATCGCGAAAGACGTGATCAAGAAAAACGGGATGGCTTAA